The DNA region CGTCTCCGCTGGGCGCCCCCAGCCAGTTACTCATCGGTACATGATCGCAGTACACCCGGACTCCCCTTGCTGAACGTGGCCGGACACCGTCGGCTTTGCGGTGCTGCTGCAAATTTGCCAGTGTTCCTGAAAGAGTCTCCCAAAGGGCACATTCTGGACGATTGACCGGCCTAGACTCCCCCGCATGGAGGTTCATACCCGGCAGTTGCAGTACTTCGTCGCGGTCGCGGAGGAGTTGAGCTTCACCCGCGCCGCGCAGCGGCTGCACGTGTCCCAGCAGGGCCTGAGCACCCAGATCAAACAGCTGGAACACGACATGGACGTCACCCTGTTCTCGCGGACCACCCGGCAGGTGGAGCTGACCGCGGCCGGGGCGGCGTTCCTCCGGCACGTTCGAGATGCGTTCAGCAGCTTGAATTCCGGCCTCGAGGAAGCCCGAGCGGTCCACCGCGGCGAACGCGACCGCCTGGTCCTGGGCTGTCTCGAGGGTGCGGCGCTGACCTTGACCGAGCCGATCCTGAGCGCCTTCCGGACGCGTTTCCCCGCGGTCGCCGTCGAGCTGCAGCACTTCACCTACGAGACCCCCTCGGCGGGCCTGACGACCGGGCAGGTGGATGTCGCCATCGTCCGGCGCCCGTTCGAGGACGACGGACTTCGCTTCGAGACCCTGTTCCGCCAGCCGTTGATGGCGATGCTGCCCGCGGCCCATCCTCTGGCGGACCGCGCCGAGGTCACGGCGGCGCAGCTGCTGGACGAGCCGATCCTGTCCTCCGCTGCCACCGATCCGGTCTGGAATGGCTTCTGGCAGTTGGACTCCCATCGCGACGGCCGCCCGGCCCCGATCGCCTCCCGCGCGAAGACGCTGCTGGAGGAGCTGCACCAGGTGGCCACCGGGGCAGCCATCGCGATGACGGTGCCCTGCGCGGGGTGGATCAAGTTCCCGGGTGTCCGCCTGGTCCCGGTGGCCGACACGGCTGCTAGCGAAGTCGCCGTCTGCTGGCGTCCCGAGACCACCAATCCCTGGTGCGATCCTTCATCGAGATCGCCCGCCGGGTCCGCGACGCGAATCCCGATCTGCTCGCCCGCCTGCAGGCCCCGCGCTGCCGTGACCGTCACGCCGCTCCACTGCCGGCCTGAACCAACAACTTTCGCTTGTCGATAATCCATTACAATTGATTTCAGTTCTTTTCCACTCTCGCATAACGTTTCTCAGCGTGAGCCGCAAGGTTCATTCTGAAAAATCCTGAAGGAGAAGAACAATGGGATCCGTGGCCAACTTCCTTGTCGACGCGCTCATCGCGGAGCTGACCAAGAAGCTCTTCAGCGGTTCCGCCGGCAAGTAACCGGTCGGACACACAGAGAAGGCCCGGAACCTTGTTGGTTCCGGGCCTCTTTCGTGGCTGGGTATTCGGTTTCAGGAGGGCGCTATTCAGTGCCGAGCGCGGAGGCCAGCAGCGGCCACGAATTGTGGAGATCACGCTCCCAGTAGGCCCAGGTGTGGGTACCGGCGGGCCGGAAGTCGATCTGGGCCGGAATGTTCAGGGCGGCAAGCCGATCGGCCAGCTGGTGGGTGCAGGAGTTGGTGGCGGCCTCGATCAGGCCGCCCAGCACCATCTGGTTCGCTTTGGTGATGACCTGGTCGGGTGTTGGCTGCGCGCCGAGGGACTCGGCCGGGCCGGGCAGGCCGGTGCCGCTGGCCAGGTAGATCGCCTTGCCGCGCAGGCTGTCCGCATTGAGCAGGGCGTCGTGGGCGCGCCAGGCCGGGTCGTCGTCGGGGCCCCACATGTTCTTGGGGTCGGCGTCACCGCGCGCGAGCACCAGCCGGATGTAGGCGCGGCCGGCGGGATCGGAAGTGGAGGCGCACCCGCTGTACGCGGCGACCGCCGAGTACACGTCCGGAGCGGCGGAGATCAGGTCCAGCGCCGAGGTGGCCGACATGGACACGCCCGCAATCGCATTCACACGCGAGGCACGCAGGGCCGCGTCGATGATCGGCGGTAGTTCCCGGGTCAGAAACGTCTCCCACCGATGACGCCCCAGTTTCGGATCGTCGTGCTGCCAGTCGGTGTAATAGGAGAATTCACCGCCGACCGGCGTCACCACATTCACGTTCTTGTCCCAGAAGAACGCCACGATGTCGGTGCGACTGTACCAATTGGTGATATCGGTTCCGCCGCTGGCGCCATTGAGCAGATACAGCGTCGGCGCGTTCGGCTGTGCGGCGGCCATCACCTGGAGCGGGATAACCCGTTGCATGGCAGCCGAATACACGTAGAACATCTGTTGCCGCTGTCCCGCGCGATCGATGTGGTCCAGATGCGAGGCGACATCGGCCCGCGAGACCTGGAACGCGCCCGGGGCGACGGTGATCAGAGCCGCGGCGGCGGCGCACGAAAGGATGAGCGACGAAACGGTCCGCCAGGGCGACACCACTGACTCCTCGGGAAACGATGAAAGGTCCTGGGCCGCGGCCGCCGCGCGCGTACCGCGGCCCAGGGGATTTCGAGCCTGGTGATCAGCTGCCCATCAGGCGCTTGATCACGTTGGCA from Nocardia tengchongensis includes:
- a CDS encoding LysR family transcriptional regulator; protein product: MEVHTRQLQYFVAVAEELSFTRAAQRLHVSQQGLSTQIKQLEHDMDVTLFSRTTRQVELTAAGAAFLRHVRDAFSSLNSGLEEARAVHRGERDRLVLGCLEGAALTLTEPILSAFRTRFPAVAVELQHFTYETPSAGLTTGQVDVAIVRRPFEDDGLRFETLFRQPLMAMLPAAHPLADRAEVTAAQLLDEPILSSAATDPVWNGFWQLDSHRDGRPAPIASRAKTLLEELHQVATGAAIAMTVPCAGWIKFPGVRLVPVADTAASEVAVCWRPETTNPWCDPSSRSPAGSATRIPICSPACRPRAAVTVTPLHCRPEPTTFACR
- a CDS encoding alpha/beta hydrolase family protein, translating into MSPWRTVSSLILSCAAAAALITVAPGAFQVSRADVASHLDHIDRAGQRQQMFYVYSAAMQRVIPLQVMAAAQPNAPTLYLLNGASGGTDITNWYSRTDIVAFFWDKNVNVVTPVGGEFSYYTDWQHDDPKLGRHRWETFLTRELPPIIDAALRASRVNAIAGVSMSATSALDLISAAPDVYSAVAAYSGCASTSDPAGRAYIRLVLARGDADPKNMWGPDDDPAWRAHDALLNADSLRGKAIYLASGTGLPGPAESLGAQPTPDQVITKANQMVLGGLIEAATNSCTHQLADRLAALNIPAQIDFRPAGTHTWAYWERDLHNSWPLLASALGTE